From the Halorubellus sp. JP-L1 genome, one window contains:
- a CDS encoding acyl-CoA dehydrogenase family protein, whose protein sequence is MITEFELTAEHQAQREAVREFVESTVEPVVDEHETAGEFPEALVRQLGDEGYSGVPYPEEYGGAGLDYRSFAITNEELSRGWKLLAGAVNVIASLVGYPIYTEGDEWQREQWLQKACTGEWIVSLGMTEPDAGSDAASISTTAERDGDDLLINGHKVWMTNGHVADFMLLVTKTEDGLTLVGVPEPRERDGVEYVRNIPCMEGDAAIESEVKFHDVRVPAENVVGTSGKGLRYVLEGLDIGRIGTAAQGVGVAQASLDASKEFADEREQFGQPIREFQGVGFKLADMAMDVEASRLLTLSAADQRDRGERVTQEAAMAKAYATDAAMEIATEAVQIHGSRGYSTDYPVERHMRVAKGMQIYEGTNEINRLVVSQRLYE, encoded by the coding sequence GTGATAACCGAATTCGAGCTGACGGCCGAACACCAGGCCCAGCGCGAGGCCGTGCGCGAGTTCGTCGAGTCGACGGTCGAACCGGTCGTCGACGAGCACGAGACGGCGGGCGAGTTCCCGGAAGCGCTCGTCCGGCAACTCGGCGACGAGGGGTATAGCGGCGTGCCGTACCCCGAGGAGTACGGCGGCGCCGGCCTCGACTACCGTTCGTTCGCGATCACGAACGAGGAGCTCTCGCGGGGCTGGAAGCTGCTGGCGGGCGCGGTGAACGTCATCGCGTCGCTCGTCGGTTACCCGATCTACACGGAGGGCGACGAGTGGCAGCGCGAGCAGTGGCTCCAGAAGGCCTGCACGGGCGAGTGGATCGTCTCGCTCGGGATGACCGAACCGGACGCGGGGAGCGACGCCGCCTCCATCTCGACGACCGCCGAACGCGACGGCGACGACCTCCTCATCAATGGGCACAAGGTCTGGATGACGAACGGGCACGTCGCGGACTTCATGCTCCTCGTCACGAAGACCGAGGACGGCCTGACGCTCGTCGGCGTTCCCGAGCCCCGCGAGCGCGACGGCGTCGAGTACGTCAGGAACATCCCGTGCATGGAGGGCGACGCCGCCATCGAGAGCGAGGTGAAGTTCCACGACGTCAGGGTCCCCGCGGAGAACGTCGTCGGAACTTCGGGCAAGGGACTACGGTACGTCCTCGAGGGCCTGGACATCGGCCGCATCGGGACGGCGGCGCAGGGCGTCGGCGTCGCGCAGGCGTCGCTCGACGCGAGCAAGGAGTTCGCGGACGAACGCGAGCAGTTCGGGCAACCCATCCGCGAGTTCCAGGGCGTCGGGTTCAAGCTCGCGGACATGGCGATGGACGTCGAGGCGTCCCGGCTCCTCACGCTGTCGGCGGCCGACCAACGCGACCGCGGCGAACGCGTCACGCAGGAGGCGGCGATGGCGAAGGCGTACGCGACCGACGCCGCGATGGAGATCGCGACCGAGGCCGTCCAGATCCACGGCTCCCGTGGGTACTCGACGGACTACCCCGTCGAGCGACACATGCGGGTCGCGAAGGGGATGCAGATCTACGAGGGCACGAACGAGATCAACCGCCTCGTCGTCAGCCAGCGCCTTTACGAGTGA
- a CDS encoding MFS transporter: MVHTYELSIPILVPIWLAEFSVIDVGVAQFPVNPATVGTLVAVGYGLFGLGALPSGVLVDRVSARFLITVGLLGMGASFLLLSVSPSPVVIGLALAVWGVSASVYHPSGLSLISRGVEKRGSAFAYHGMAGNIGISLGPLVTIVLLLFLDWRVVVGLLTIPAVVAAVYALRVDIDERAAVVDGGGDADAHAGSAVSSLGDFLSSSRVLFASLFAVVFAVTFFSGLYYRGVLTFLPELLRDVPALAPVEFGGRTFEPGDYLYVGLLMVGVLGQYVAGKLTDSYRPEYGITFGFGALAVVALLFVPASAIGLPALLVVSALLGFFLFAVQPFYQATVAEFTPPGKRGLSYGFTYLGVFGVGALGAVIAGTLLTYFSVEQLFLVLAALGVGASALGSYLVSAGTGRGDPDGAT; the protein is encoded by the coding sequence ATGGTCCACACGTACGAACTGTCGATCCCGATCCTGGTGCCGATCTGGCTCGCGGAGTTCTCCGTCATCGACGTCGGGGTCGCTCAGTTCCCCGTCAATCCGGCGACCGTCGGGACGCTGGTCGCGGTCGGGTACGGACTGTTCGGACTCGGTGCGCTGCCCAGCGGCGTCCTGGTCGACAGGGTCTCCGCTCGCTTCCTCATCACGGTCGGTCTCCTCGGCATGGGCGCGTCGTTCCTGCTCCTGTCGGTGTCGCCGTCGCCGGTCGTCATCGGCCTCGCCCTCGCCGTGTGGGGCGTCTCCGCGAGCGTCTATCACCCCTCGGGCCTGTCGCTGATCAGTCGCGGCGTCGAGAAGCGCGGCAGCGCCTTCGCCTACCACGGGATGGCGGGGAACATCGGCATCTCCCTGGGTCCGCTGGTCACGATCGTCCTCCTCCTCTTCCTCGACTGGCGCGTCGTCGTCGGCCTGTTGACGATTCCCGCGGTCGTGGCCGCCGTCTACGCGCTCCGGGTCGACATCGACGAGCGCGCCGCGGTGGTCGACGGCGGTGGCGACGCCGACGCGCACGCCGGGAGCGCCGTCTCGTCGCTCGGCGACTTCCTCTCCAGCTCGCGCGTGCTCTTCGCGAGCCTCTTCGCCGTCGTGTTCGCCGTCACGTTCTTCTCGGGGCTCTACTACCGCGGGGTCCTGACGTTCCTCCCGGAGTTGCTCCGCGACGTCCCGGCACTCGCGCCGGTCGAGTTCGGCGGTCGAACGTTCGAACCCGGCGACTACCTCTACGTCGGACTGCTGATGGTCGGCGTCCTCGGGCAGTACGTCGCCGGGAAGCTGACGGACAGCTACCGCCCCGAGTACGGCATCACGTTCGGGTTCGGTGCGCTGGCGGTCGTCGCCCTCCTCTTCGTCCCCGCGTCGGCGATCGGGCTGCCCGCGCTCCTCGTCGTGTCCGCACTCCTGGGCTTCTTCCTGTTCGCCGTGCAGCCGTTCTACCAGGCCACCGTCGCCGAGTTCACGCCCCCCGGCAAGCGCGGGCTGTCCTACGGGTTCACCTACCTCGGCGTGTTCGGCGTCGGCGCGCTCGGCGCCGTCATCGCGGGGACGCTCCTGACGTACTTCTCCGTCGAGCAATTGTTCCTCGTCCTCGCCGCGCTCGGCGTCGGGGCGTCAGCCCTCGGTTCCTACCTGGTGTCGGCGGGCACGGGGCGAGGCGACCCCGACGGTGCGACGTGA
- a CDS encoding alpha-ketoacid dehydrogenase subunit beta, protein MNATLVEAVNDALRVAMADDDHVVVYGEDVAQQGGVFRATEGLKDEYGGERVLDTPITEIAIAGSAVGLAMRGYRPVAEIQFSGFIPPAFNQLVSMASRIRWRTRGELTAPMVIRAPYGGGVRALEHHSESLEAAYAHIPGLQVVVPSTPADTKGLLLSAIRDPDPVLVLEPKRLYRSFRDEVPEGEHTVPIGEAAVRTEGEDITVISWGATMPDTLAAAETLEEERDVSIEVIDLRSISPLDRETVLESVRKTGRAAIVHEAAKTGGFAAELVATINEGALMHLEAPVGRITGFDVPMPMLAMEDFYLPNPPRIEEGIKDVLDGEGGV, encoded by the coding sequence ATGAACGCAACTCTCGTCGAGGCCGTCAACGACGCGCTGCGCGTCGCGATGGCCGACGACGACCACGTCGTGGTGTACGGCGAGGACGTCGCCCAGCAGGGCGGCGTCTTCCGCGCGACCGAGGGCCTCAAGGACGAGTACGGCGGCGAGCGCGTGCTGGACACGCCGATCACGGAGATCGCGATCGCCGGGTCCGCGGTCGGGCTGGCGATGCGTGGGTACCGGCCGGTCGCCGAGATCCAGTTCTCGGGGTTCATCCCGCCGGCGTTCAACCAGCTCGTGTCGATGGCGAGCCGGATCCGCTGGCGGACGCGCGGCGAGCTGACCGCGCCGATGGTGATCCGAGCGCCCTACGGCGGCGGCGTTCGCGCGCTCGAACACCACTCCGAGAGCCTGGAGGCCGCGTACGCACACATTCCCGGGCTCCAGGTCGTCGTCCCCAGTACGCCCGCGGACACGAAGGGACTCCTCCTGAGCGCGATCAGGGACCCCGATCCGGTACTCGTCCTCGAACCGAAGCGCCTCTATCGGTCGTTCCGCGACGAGGTGCCGGAGGGCGAACACACCGTCCCGATCGGCGAGGCCGCGGTCCGCACCGAGGGCGAGGACATTACGGTGATCTCGTGGGGCGCGACGATGCCGGACACGCTCGCGGCCGCCGAGACCCTCGAGGAGGAGCGCGACGTCTCCATCGAGGTGATCGACCTCCGCTCGATCTCGCCGCTCGACAGGGAGACCGTCCTCGAGTCCGTCCGCAAGACCGGGCGCGCCGCGATCGTCCACGAGGCCGCGAAGACGGGCGGGTTCGCGGCGGAGCTCGTCGCGACGATCAACGAGGGCGCGCTCATGCACCTCGAGGCGCCCGTCGGCCGCATCACGGGGTTCGACGTCCCGATGCCGATGCTCGCGATGGAGGACTTCTACCTCCCGAATCCGCCCCGCATCGAGGAAGGCATCAAGGACGTGCTCGACGGCGAAGGCGGCGTCTAA
- a CDS encoding thiamine pyrophosphate-dependent enzyme: protein MSQLDEGPAYLGAASESLAECTISEPERTPPRYQIVDADGSYDESQVPAIGDEELIDLYRWMVLQQVVDDRMVKLQRRGEMGTYASVRGQEASVVGCAFALEDDDWLFPYGREGAAELIQGMPLRDLLLYWRGVEDANKQAANNTFPPAIAIGTHIPVGVGFAWGMRLDDDDAIAALYHGDGHPSTGEYQAGVNFGSVVDAPALLFCPNNGYSISASFEQQTRAKSVAQKGIAWGIDGIRVDGNDVLAVYDAVKTAREHVADGNPTIVEAVTYRLDAHTTNDDPSRYRDQAEVDWWEDREPVGRFESFLQQRGVWDDIDPAAIREEANEQFDEAKAAADAFEKRDVSEMFEYLYDDLPPELERQLKDFESFLEARPDAYDYIEHRPKG, encoded by the coding sequence GTGAGTCAACTCGATGAAGGGCCGGCGTACCTCGGCGCAGCGAGCGAGTCGCTCGCCGAGTGCACGATCAGCGAACCCGAGCGGACGCCGCCACGGTACCAGATCGTCGACGCGGACGGGAGCTACGACGAGAGCCAGGTACCCGCCATCGGCGACGAGGAGCTGATCGACCTCTATCGCTGGATGGTGCTCCAGCAAGTCGTCGACGACCGGATGGTGAAGCTCCAGCGTCGCGGCGAGATGGGGACGTACGCGTCCGTGCGCGGCCAGGAGGCGAGCGTCGTCGGATGCGCGTTCGCGCTCGAGGACGACGACTGGCTGTTCCCGTACGGCCGCGAGGGCGCAGCGGAACTCATCCAGGGGATGCCGCTGCGGGACCTCCTGCTCTACTGGCGCGGCGTCGAGGACGCCAACAAGCAGGCGGCGAACAACACGTTCCCGCCCGCGATCGCGATCGGGACGCACATCCCGGTCGGCGTCGGGTTCGCGTGGGGGATGCGGCTCGACGACGACGACGCGATCGCCGCGCTCTACCACGGCGACGGCCACCCGAGCACGGGTGAGTACCAGGCTGGCGTGAACTTCGGGAGCGTCGTCGACGCGCCCGCGCTCCTGTTCTGTCCGAACAACGGCTACTCGATCTCGGCGTCGTTCGAGCAACAGACGCGCGCGAAGTCGGTCGCCCAGAAGGGGATCGCGTGGGGGATCGACGGCATCCGCGTCGACGGGAACGACGTCCTCGCGGTCTACGACGCCGTGAAGACGGCGCGCGAGCACGTCGCCGACGGGAACCCGACCATCGTAGAGGCCGTCACGTACCGCCTGGACGCGCACACGACGAACGACGACCCGTCGCGCTACCGGGACCAGGCGGAAGTCGACTGGTGGGAGGACCGAGAGCCCGTTGGTCGGTTCGAGTCGTTCCTCCAGCAGCGCGGCGTCTGGGACGACATCGACCCGGCCGCGATCCGCGAGGAAGCGAACGAGCAGTTCGACGAGGCGAAGGCGGCGGCGGACGCCTTCGAGAAGCGGGACGTCTCGGAGATGTTCGAGTACCTCTACGACGACCTGCCGCCGGAGCTCGAGCGCCAGCTCAAGGACTTCGAGTCGTTCCTGGAGGCGCGACCGGACGCCTACGACTACATCGAGCACCGGCCCAAGGGGTGA
- a CDS encoding MaoC family dehydratase, which translates to MTGQYYEDLTVGETHDAGPRTVTDEEIIEFAEKYDPQSFHVDREAADASMFGGLAASGWHTASVAMRLLVDGYFEDVEIGGALGVDDLRWRKPVYAGDELSITVTVADKEIWDDDRGRVEFDLEAYNQDDVLVHSRTELVLVFRED; encoded by the coding sequence ATGACAGGGCAGTACTACGAGGACCTGACGGTCGGCGAGACGCACGACGCCGGACCGCGGACCGTGACCGACGAGGAGATCATCGAGTTCGCCGAGAAGTACGACCCGCAATCGTTCCACGTCGACCGCGAGGCGGCGGACGCCAGCATGTTCGGCGGGCTCGCCGCGAGCGGCTGGCACACCGCATCGGTGGCGATGCGTTTGCTCGTGGACGGCTACTTCGAGGACGTCGAGATCGGTGGCGCGCTCGGCGTCGACGACCTCCGGTGGCGCAAGCCCGTGTACGCGGGCGACGAACTCAGCATCACCGTCACCGTCGCGGACAAGGAGATCTGGGACGACGACCGCGGCCGCGTCGAGTTCGACCTCGAAGCCTACAACCAGGACGACGTCCTCGTCCACTCCCGCACCGAACTCGTGCTCGTCTTCCGCGAGGACTGA
- a CDS encoding APC family permease, with protein sequence MSSSTDGSELVRELNWVHSAAVIVGTMLGAGIFVVTAQAAGIMGPAVPIGFLLGIPIIVTTALVYSVYMSSPLGEHPGGAYVHISRTWDSLYAGYIFMWLKWVSFIGALAVLSIGFGEAMHYFDAFTFLSVTNWAIFWVTVFFLLNLSGVDLFGNVQAILTVILVVILLALALPGLLFVDPANFSPLFPQELYGDGFVQPVLQGTAALMFSYIGFEALAQTAGETENPRETLPKVFGYSTVFVGVLYMLVAIVVLGAMPWSEVAESSTPLTAAASTYFPLGTAAIVSFGSMLAYATSLNSTFMVPSRILYSFGEDRIVPEFLTHVNDRFHTPDVGLAITWLLAVFVLLTSTFNFALLIALAALFMMYTAHSLSALAMPFVNPDLYEQCDLQFKPAILSAIAIVSAVTMGIFAWQTLSLNSLGPAVSTVLNGDVVGGLTSSPALLIIVWGVVGSIIFFGYRAYLRSEGVDTSEMKELHEHDHEEIESKLGTED encoded by the coding sequence ATGTCATCAAGTACCGATGGCAGTGAGTTAGTCCGCGAACTGAACTGGGTGCACAGTGCCGCCGTCATCGTCGGCACGATGCTGGGGGCGGGCATCTTCGTCGTGACCGCCCAGGCGGCAGGCATCATGGGGCCTGCCGTCCCGATCGGGTTCCTCCTGGGAATCCCCATCATCGTCACCACGGCGCTGGTATACTCCGTGTACATGTCGAGTCCGCTCGGCGAACACCCGGGCGGGGCCTACGTCCACATCTCGCGGACGTGGGATTCGCTGTACGCAGGATACATCTTCATGTGGCTGAAGTGGGTGTCGTTCATCGGCGCGCTCGCCGTCCTCTCCATCGGATTCGGCGAAGCGATGCACTACTTCGACGCCTTCACGTTCCTGTCGGTCACGAACTGGGCGATATTCTGGGTGACCGTCTTCTTCCTACTGAACCTGTCCGGCGTCGACCTGTTCGGCAACGTCCAGGCGATACTCACCGTGATACTGGTGGTCATCCTCCTCGCGCTCGCGCTTCCCGGGCTACTGTTCGTCGACCCGGCGAACTTCAGTCCGCTATTCCCGCAGGAACTGTACGGCGACGGATTCGTCCAGCCCGTCCTCCAGGGGACGGCCGCGTTGATGTTCTCCTACATCGGCTTCGAGGCGCTCGCCCAGACCGCCGGCGAGACGGAGAACCCCCGGGAGACGCTCCCGAAGGTGTTCGGGTACTCCACCGTGTTCGTCGGCGTCCTGTACATGCTCGTCGCGATCGTCGTCCTCGGGGCCATGCCGTGGTCCGAAGTCGCCGAATCGAGCACGCCCCTGACGGCCGCGGCGTCGACGTACTTCCCGCTCGGGACCGCGGCCATCGTCTCCTTCGGGAGCATGCTCGCGTACGCGACGAGCCTCAACTCGACGTTCATGGTGCCGAGCCGCATCCTGTACAGCTTCGGCGAGGACCGCATCGTCCCGGAGTTCCTCACGCACGTCAACGACCGATTCCACACGCCCGACGTCGGACTCGCCATCACGTGGCTGCTCGCCGTGTTCGTGCTCCTCACGTCGACGTTCAACTTCGCGCTCCTCATCGCGCTCGCCGCGCTCTTCATGATGTACACCGCGCACTCGCTGTCCGCGCTCGCGATGCCGTTCGTCAACCCCGACCTCTACGAGCAGTGCGACCTCCAGTTCAAGCCGGCGATCCTCAGCGCGATCGCCATCGTGAGCGCGGTCACGATGGGCATCTTCGCCTGGCAGACGCTCTCGCTGAACTCGCTGGGACCCGCCGTCTCGACGGTGCTGAACGGTGACGTCGTCGGCGGTCTCACCTCCAGTCCCGCGCTCCTCATCATCGTCTGGGGGGTCGTCGGGTCGATCATCTTCTTCGGGTACCGGGCGTACCTCCGCTCGGAGGGCGTCGACACCAGCGAGATGAAGGAGCTCCACGAGCACGACCACGAGGAGATCGAGTCGAAGCTCGGGACCGAGGACTGA
- a CDS encoding pyridoxal-phosphate dependent enzyme: MRLRCSDCAAEYAPTTSFQCRECGGILAATYDGPLDADRIADGETLFEKYGNRLPSRGTAAGDEGATPLLRADALADVLGVEATVYLKDERRNPTGSFKDRALAPAISLASESGAEGVVTASTGNAAAACARYAARAGLDCYVLVEETAPAKKLLEPRAYGANVVRVEDLFAGGEAALADLLRDVADGLDAYLAFAYQPFNAVLAEGVKTVSYEVAENLAFDVPDVVVTATGGGDNLAAQYRGYRELRAAGLTSRVPRMVGAQAAGAAPLATAVDADADSPVDVEEPATVASGIAAPFAGQHGLDAIRDSDGTAIGVGDDALVDAVTTTSETTGVWPEPASATVVPALERLADRGAVSADDVVVLTITGSGHKHTEPVEARLEDVPTAARDAAAVAGAFAAER; the protein is encoded by the coding sequence ATGCGCCTCCGCTGTTCGGACTGCGCCGCCGAGTACGCGCCCACGACGTCGTTCCAGTGCCGAGAGTGCGGCGGAATTCTGGCGGCGACGTACGACGGACCGCTCGACGCCGACCGCATCGCCGACGGCGAGACGCTGTTCGAGAAGTACGGGAATCGCTTGCCCTCCCGCGGGACCGCCGCTGGCGACGAGGGAGCGACGCCGCTCCTCCGGGCCGACGCGCTCGCCGACGTACTCGGCGTCGAGGCGACGGTATACCTCAAGGACGAGCGCCGGAACCCGACGGGGAGCTTCAAGGACCGCGCGCTCGCACCGGCGATATCGCTCGCGAGCGAGTCCGGGGCGGAGGGCGTCGTCACGGCGTCGACGGGAAACGCCGCCGCGGCGTGCGCCCGGTACGCCGCTCGCGCGGGCCTCGACTGCTACGTGCTCGTCGAGGAAACGGCGCCGGCGAAGAAGCTGCTCGAACCCCGCGCCTACGGGGCGAACGTGGTGCGCGTCGAGGACCTGTTCGCCGGTGGCGAAGCCGCGCTCGCCGACCTGCTCCGCGACGTCGCCGACGGGCTTGACGCGTACCTCGCGTTCGCGTACCAGCCGTTCAACGCCGTGCTCGCCGAGGGCGTCAAGACCGTCTCGTACGAGGTCGCCGAGAACCTCGCGTTCGACGTCCCGGACGTCGTCGTCACCGCCACGGGCGGCGGCGACAACCTCGCCGCGCAGTACCGCGGTTACCGCGAACTACGGGCGGCCGGATTGACGTCCCGCGTCCCCCGGATGGTGGGCGCGCAGGCGGCGGGTGCGGCACCGCTGGCGACGGCCGTCGACGCGGACGCGGACTCGCCCGTCGACGTCGAGGAACCCGCCACGGTCGCCTCGGGCATCGCCGCGCCGTTCGCCGGACAGCACGGGCTGGACGCGATCCGCGACAGCGACGGCACGGCAATCGGGGTCGGCGACGACGCGCTCGTGGACGCCGTCACAACGACGTCCGAGACGACGGGCGTCTGGCCGGAGCCGGCGAGCGCGACGGTCGTCCCCGCGCTCGAACGGCTCGCCGACCGCGGCGCTGTGTCGGCGGACGACGTCGTCGTCCTCACGATCACGGGGAGCGGACACAAGCACACAGAGCCGGTGGAAGCGCGGCTGGAGGACGTCCCAACGGCCGCTCGCGACGCCGCGGCAGTCGCCGGCGCGTTCGCGGCAGAGCGCTGA
- a CDS encoding pyridoxal phosphate-dependent aminotransferase → MTDTESRLSSRASQETGSEIRVMFERAQAIDDVVRLEIGEPHFDTPVHVVEAAAEAAKGGATHYTSTYGMTELRAAIAEKARTDNGVPVDADGVIVTNGGIEALALALLSVVDPGSEVVLPTPEWTNYAAQVELAGGEPVRVPLSPEDGFDLDADAVIERISDDTAAVVLCRPTNPTGRVYDEESVRAVAEAAADHEAYLVADEVYERLTYEGTRTSAAALGDPEWVLSVNSFSKGYAMTGWRLGWLAGPEDVVDAAHVIRQRLSLCSSSVAQHAGLAALTGPQEPFEEMVDAYRDRRAYALDRTAELPAIDPVAPEGAFYLFCNVSSLEGSSMDVALRLLEEEGVSVTPGTAFGDAGEGYLRLSYATDQETLAAGFDRIESFLAQR, encoded by the coding sequence ATGACCGACACCGAGTCGCGGCTCTCTTCTCGGGCCTCGCAGGAGACCGGGTCCGAGATACGAGTGATGTTCGAACGCGCGCAGGCGATCGACGACGTCGTGCGCCTCGAAATCGGCGAACCGCACTTCGACACGCCCGTCCACGTCGTCGAGGCGGCCGCGGAGGCCGCGAAGGGCGGTGCGACCCACTACACGTCGACGTACGGGATGACGGAGCTGCGCGCCGCCATCGCCGAGAAGGCCCGCACCGACAACGGCGTCCCCGTCGACGCCGACGGCGTCATCGTGACGAACGGCGGCATCGAGGCGCTCGCGCTCGCCCTGCTCTCGGTCGTCGACCCGGGATCGGAGGTCGTTCTTCCAACTCCCGAGTGGACGAACTACGCCGCCCAGGTCGAGCTGGCCGGCGGCGAACCCGTTCGCGTCCCGCTCTCGCCCGAGGACGGGTTCGACCTCGACGCGGACGCCGTGATCGAACGCATCTCGGACGACACCGCCGCGGTCGTTCTCTGTCGCCCGACGAACCCCACCGGACGCGTCTACGACGAGGAGAGCGTCCGCGCGGTCGCCGAGGCCGCCGCGGACCACGAGGCGTACCTCGTCGCCGACGAGGTGTACGAGCGACTGACCTACGAGGGGACGCGCACGAGCGCGGCCGCGCTCGGCGACCCCGAGTGGGTGCTCTCCGTGAACTCGTTCTCGAAGGGATACGCGATGACCGGTTGGCGCCTCGGGTGGCTCGCCGGCCCGGAGGACGTCGTCGACGCGGCGCACGTGATCAGGCAGCGGCTCTCGCTGTGCTCGTCGAGCGTCGCCCAGCACGCCGGACTGGCCGCGCTCACCGGACCGCAGGAACCCTTCGAGGAGATGGTGGACGCGTACCGGGACCGCCGCGCGTACGCGCTCGACCGGACGGCCGAGTTGCCCGCGATCGACCCGGTCGCGCCGGAGGGCGCGTTCTACCTGTTCTGCAACGTCTCGTCGCTGGAGGGGAGTTCGATGGACGTCGCCCTCCGGCTGTTAGAGGAGGAGGGCGTCTCGGTCACGCCGGGCACCGCCTTCGGCGACGCCGGCGAGGGCTACCTGCGGCTCAGTTACGCGACGGACCAGGAGACGCTCGCGGCGGGGTTCGACCGCATCGAGTCGTTCCTCGCGCAGCGCTGA
- a CDS encoding dihydrodipicolinate synthase family protein — protein sequence MSLRLTVEDVSGVFAIVPTPATPDANDPDATDTVDVDETRRAIRALEDAGVDAVMLNGTSGEAFALTPDEWRTFTETAADAADEMHVLAGPTTLNTRTTIERAEFARDVGCSGLLLGRPMWNELSPDATVNFYEEVADAVPELGIVAYDNPGAFKRKITSWDRLAEIENFVGTKAVGLGPAYWETIRQIRAADGDMRVLQMDAYLPAARSWHSDLPLVCWSSSASCGPSPVLAMMDALEAGAYERAFDLSERMAWSFETFFPNGDMAAFGRHTPAIVKARMREAGFLDPGPVRPPNPMTPESYLDGGRESGRRWKEVVAAVEETDDAAATR from the coding sequence ATGAGTCTCCGTCTCACGGTAGAAGACGTATCCGGCGTGTTCGCAATCGTGCCGACTCCAGCGACGCCCGACGCGAACGACCCCGACGCGACGGACACCGTCGACGTCGACGAGACCCGCCGGGCGATCCGAGCGCTCGAGGACGCGGGCGTCGACGCGGTGATGCTGAACGGAACGTCCGGCGAGGCGTTCGCGCTCACGCCCGACGAGTGGCGGACGTTCACCGAGACGGCGGCCGACGCCGCCGACGAAATGCACGTCCTCGCCGGCCCGACGACGCTCAACACGCGAACGACGATCGAGCGCGCCGAGTTCGCCCGCGACGTCGGCTGTTCGGGCCTCCTCCTGGGCCGTCCGATGTGGAACGAACTGTCGCCCGACGCGACCGTCAACTTCTACGAGGAGGTCGCCGACGCCGTCCCCGAACTCGGCATAGTCGCCTACGACAACCCGGGCGCGTTCAAGCGCAAGATCACCTCCTGGGACCGCCTCGCGGAGATCGAGAACTTCGTCGGCACGAAGGCCGTCGGCCTCGGCCCGGCGTACTGGGAGACCATCCGCCAGATTCGCGCGGCCGACGGCGACATGCGCGTCCTCCAGATGGACGCGTACCTCCCCGCGGCGCGCTCCTGGCACAGCGACCTCCCCCTCGTCTGCTGGTCCTCGAGCGCGTCCTGCGGGCCCTCGCCCGTGCTGGCGATGATGGACGCACTCGAGGCCGGGGCGTACGAGCGAGCGTTCGACCTCTCCGAGCGGATGGCGTGGTCGTTCGAGACGTTCTTCCCGAACGGCGACATGGCCGCGTTCGGCCGCCACACGCCCGCCATCGTGAAGGCACGGATGCGCGAAGCCGGGTTCCTGGACCCCGGTCCGGTCCGGCCGCCGAACCCGATGACGCCCGAGTCGTACCTGGACGGCGGTCGGGAGTCGGGGCGTCGCTGGAAGGAGGTCGTCGCAGCGGTTGAAGAGACGGACGACGCTGCCGCGACTCGATAG